The following coding sequences are from one Veillonella rodentium window:
- the nth gene encoding endonuclease III, which produces MRVTKAIKAEQLKLLEEHYFDAKPALTYTNEFELLVAVVLSAQCTDERVNIVTKRLFPELNHPAKMLEIGVAKLEALIKDCGLYKSKAKNLIATCHILVEQYHGEVPREFDQLVQLPGVGRKTANVVVSVLFGTPAIAVDTHVFRVSNRLKLGIAKTPEEMELKLQKAIPKEKWAAAHHWLIYHGRRVCKARKPLCETCFLQHLCPSAGKV; this is translated from the coding sequence ATGCGCGTTACAAAAGCAATTAAGGCGGAGCAATTAAAATTACTTGAAGAACATTATTTTGATGCAAAACCTGCCCTTACATATACAAATGAATTTGAATTACTGGTGGCTGTGGTATTATCCGCACAGTGTACGGATGAACGGGTTAATATCGTGACGAAACGATTGTTTCCTGAGTTAAATCATCCTGCAAAGATGCTGGAAATCGGAGTGGCCAAGTTGGAGGCATTGATTAAGGATTGCGGCCTGTATAAGTCCAAGGCTAAAAACTTGATTGCCACGTGCCATATACTGGTAGAACAATATCATGGAGAGGTACCGCGTGAATTTGATCAACTTGTACAGTTGCCGGGGGTCGGACGCAAGACCGCCAATGTGGTAGTTTCCGTCTTGTTCGGTACGCCGGCTATCGCTGTGGATACACACGTGTTCCGTGTAAGTAATCGTTTGAAATTAGGTATTGCCAAGACGCCGGAAGAGATGGAATTGAAATTGCAGAAGGCTATTCCAAAGGAGAAATGGGCGGCGGCTCACCATTGGCTGATTTATCATGGGCGCCGTGTCTGCAAAGCCCGTAAGCCGTTATGTGAAACATGTTTCTTACAACATCTTTGCCCATCAGCAGGAAAGGTTTAA
- the prfA gene encoding peptide chain release factor 1 — translation MLVDKLQVIEDKFMDLEQRISDPEVIARQDEWRKLTRQHSQLFETVETFRAYKKVLAGIDEAMEVIEDKSMDEEFREMAQEELKELKPQKEELEAKLQILLLPKDPNDEKNIIIEIRGGAGGDEAALFAGDLFRMYTKYAESQGWRCEIIDANEPELGGFKEVIFSVDGDSVYSKMKFESGVHRVQRVPTTETQGRVHTSTVTVAVLPEMEDVDIEVNERDLKIDTYRASGAGGQHINKTESAVRITHLPTGIVVACQDQRSQLQNREKAMRVLRAKLQDKAEQEATASMAADRKSQVGTGDRSERIRTYNYPQGRVTDHRINLTLYKLDAILNGDLDELIQALNAADQAAKMQEANTNA, via the coding sequence ATGTTAGTTGATAAATTACAAGTTATTGAAGATAAGTTTATGGATCTGGAGCAGCGCATCAGTGATCCTGAAGTGATTGCCCGTCAAGATGAATGGCGTAAATTAACACGTCAGCATTCTCAATTATTTGAAACAGTTGAAACATTCCGTGCTTACAAAAAAGTATTAGCCGGCATTGATGAAGCTATGGAAGTTATCGAAGATAAATCCATGGATGAAGAGTTCCGTGAAATGGCACAAGAGGAATTGAAAGAGCTGAAACCTCAAAAAGAGGAACTGGAAGCTAAATTGCAGATTCTGTTGTTGCCTAAAGATCCTAATGATGAAAAAAACATCATTATAGAAATTCGCGGCGGCGCCGGCGGTGATGAGGCGGCATTATTTGCAGGTGACTTGTTCCGTATGTACACGAAATATGCGGAAAGCCAAGGTTGGCGCTGTGAGATTATCGATGCAAATGAACCGGAATTGGGCGGTTTCAAAGAGGTCATTTTTTCCGTTGATGGAGATAGCGTCTATTCCAAGATGAAATTCGAATCCGGTGTACATCGCGTACAACGTGTACCGACTACGGAAACACAAGGTCGCGTACATACATCTACAGTAACGGTAGCCGTATTGCCTGAAATGGAAGATGTAGATATTGAAGTTAACGAAAGAGATCTTAAAATCGATACATATCGTGCCAGTGGAGCCGGCGGTCAGCACATTAATAAAACGGAGTCTGCCGTTCGCATTACGCACTTGCCGACAGGTATCGTCGTAGCTTGTCAGGACCAACGGTCTCAGCTACAGAACCGAGAAAAGGCGATGCGTGTATTGCGTGCAAAATTACAGGATAAGGCGGAACAAGAGGCAACGGCCAGTATGGCAGCGGACCGCAAGAGTCAAGTCGGTACAGGTGATCGCAGTGAACGTATCCGCACCTATAATTATCCGCAAGGTCGCGTAACGGATCATCGTATCAATTTGACATTGTATAAATTGGATGCCATTTTAAACGGTGATCTCGATGAGCTTATTCAGGCATTAAATGCGGCGGATCAGGCGGCAAAGATGCAGGAGGCTAATACAAATGCATAA
- a CDS encoding DUF896 domain-containing protein, giving the protein MSNINDTIKRINELAAKKKAGQELTPEELAEKKILYDTYLAFIRGQVTSTLDRVQFVDPETGERTVPKQALDDFAKRADSAIKENKDIH; this is encoded by the coding sequence ATGAGCAATATTAACGATACGATTAAACGCATAAATGAATTAGCGGCAAAGAAAAAAGCCGGTCAGGAATTAACACCTGAAGAATTAGCCGAAAAAAAGATACTCTATGATACATATCTCGCATTTATCCGAGGACAGGTCACAAGCACTTTAGACCGCGTTCAATTTGTAGACCCTGAGACCGGTGAGCGAACAGTTCCAAAACAAGCCTTAGATGACTTTGCGAAACGTGCTGATAGCGCAATTAAAGAAAATAAGGATATTCACTGA
- a CDS encoding small basic family protein, whose product MNIYIFAILGLLLGSLLGWIAPLHIPSSYANYTSVAVLAALDAVFGGSRAALERTFDLRNFISGFFSNVVIAVILVYIGDLIGINLYYVALIGFGLRVFINIGAIRKNIMTKRF is encoded by the coding sequence ATGAATATTTACATCTTTGCCATTCTCGGCTTATTATTAGGTTCGCTTTTGGGATGGATAGCACCGTTACACATTCCGTCGAGCTATGCGAACTATACATCGGTAGCGGTTCTTGCGGCGCTCGATGCCGTATTTGGAGGCAGTCGTGCCGCATTAGAAAGAACATTTGATTTGAGAAATTTTATATCGGGGTTCTTTTCCAATGTAGTCATAGCCGTTATCTTGGTGTATATCGGCGATCTCATAGGAATCAATCTGTACTATGTGGCGCTCATCGGATTTGGGCTGCGCGTTTTCATTAATATTGGCGCTATTCGTAAGAATATAATGACAAAACGTTTTTAA
- a CDS encoding DUF1385 domain-containing protein, which produces MRGALVNRERIKKFVGGQAVIEGVMMRGPGYTATAVREPSGSIVVQKEVTTSISDKYPILKKPFLRGCIALYESLVIGMKALSFSAKAAGDEDEEMSNSEIAITMVISTIFAIAVFLALPTFIVKFIPGVQENHIILNLIEGIIRLALFLLYIWGIGLTKDIQRVFQYHGAEHKTIHTYELDLPLTVENVRNQTRLHPRCGTNFLLIVMVVSIFVFAFLGWPNLAERIVSRVLLMPVVAGIAYELIRLAGRSDNSVVKAMVKPGLALQYMTTREPEDDQIEVAIRALEEVRPPESKAYEEE; this is translated from the coding sequence ATGAGAGGAGCTCTTGTGAACAGAGAACGTATTAAAAAGTTTGTCGGAGGACAAGCTGTTATTGAAGGTGTCATGATGCGCGGACCCGGCTATACGGCAACGGCTGTACGTGAGCCGTCCGGTTCTATTGTGGTGCAAAAAGAAGTAACCACATCCATCAGTGATAAATATCCGATCTTGAAAAAACCATTTCTTCGCGGTTGTATAGCTCTTTATGAATCGTTAGTTATCGGTATGAAAGCATTATCTTTTTCCGCTAAGGCTGCCGGTGATGAAGATGAAGAAATGTCAAATAGTGAAATTGCTATCACTATGGTGATCTCTACGATTTTCGCGATTGCCGTATTTTTAGCTTTGCCTACGTTTATCGTGAAATTCATTCCCGGTGTACAGGAGAATCATATCATTTTGAATCTCATTGAAGGTATTATCCGGTTAGCGCTATTCTTATTATATATATGGGGTATCGGATTGACGAAAGATATCCAACGGGTCTTTCAGTATCATGGGGCAGAACATAAGACGATTCATACTTATGAATTGGATTTGCCTTTGACGGTAGAGAATGTTCGAAATCAAACGCGTTTACATCCGCGCTGTGGTACGAACTTTTTGCTCATCGTCATGGTCGTGAGTATATTTGTATTTGCCTTTTTAGGATGGCCTAATCTGGCGGAACGCATTGTCAGTCGAGTATTACTCATGCCTGTTGTCGCAGGTATTGCATACGAGCTCATTCGATTGGCAGGGCGTAGTGATAATTCCGTTGTGAAAGCTATGGTCAAACCCGGACTTGCATTACAGTATATGACGACCCGTGAACCGGAGGATGATCAGATTGAAGTGGCAATACGCGCTTTGGAAGAGGTACGCCCTCCTGAGTCTAAAGCTTATGAAGAGGAATAA
- the ftsZ gene encoding cell division protein FtsZ has product MSDFANIKVIGVGGGGNNAVNRMVDSDLKGVQFLSANTESQVLELSKADVTIQIGEKVTKGLGAGANPQIGEEAAQESREDIIKALEGADMVFVTAGMGGGTGTGAAPIVAECAKEIGALTVGVVTKPFAFEGKRRRAQAEKGIEFLTQKVDTIIVIPNDKLLQVVDKKCSLSDAFRTADDVLRQGIKGISDLIQVPGLINLDFADVKTIMTEQGEALMGIGVGEGENRAADAAKMAINSPLLETSIDGAKGILLNISGSANLSLFEINEAAEIISEAADPDANIIFGSVIDESLGDTVQITVVATGFNSNTKNVPEFGKTTTTSRPASSTNTNSGIPDIPVFMKR; this is encoded by the coding sequence ATGTCTGATTTTGCAAATATTAAAGTTATCGGTGTAGGTGGCGGCGGTAATAATGCTGTTAATCGCATGGTAGATAGCGATCTTAAAGGTGTACAGTTCTTGTCCGCTAACACAGAAAGCCAGGTGCTTGAATTATCTAAAGCGGATGTGACAATTCAAATTGGTGAAAAAGTAACTAAAGGTCTAGGTGCCGGTGCAAATCCTCAAATTGGTGAGGAAGCTGCACAGGAAAGCCGTGAAGATATCATTAAAGCGCTTGAAGGTGCCGATATGGTATTCGTAACTGCCGGCATGGGCGGTGGTACAGGGACCGGTGCTGCACCGATCGTTGCTGAATGTGCTAAAGAAATCGGTGCATTGACAGTAGGCGTCGTTACTAAGCCGTTCGCTTTTGAAGGTAAACGCCGTCGTGCACAAGCGGAAAAAGGCATTGAATTCTTGACTCAAAAAGTAGATACTATTATCGTTATTCCTAATGATAAATTGTTGCAAGTTGTAGATAAAAAATGTTCCTTAAGCGATGCATTCCGTACAGCTGATGATGTACTTCGCCAAGGTATCAAGGGAATTTCCGACTTGATTCAAGTTCCGGGCTTGATCAATCTTGACTTTGCCGATGTAAAAACTATTATGACCGAACAAGGGGAAGCATTGATGGGTATCGGTGTTGGTGAAGGTGAAAACCGTGCTGCCGATGCTGCGAAAATGGCAATTAACAGCCCGTTGTTGGAAACATCTATCGATGGTGCAAAGGGCATTTTGCTCAATATCTCGGGTAGTGCTAATTTGAGCTTGTTTGAAATCAATGAAGCTGCCGAAATTATTTCTGAAGCGGCGGATCCTGATGCAAATATTATCTTCGGTTCCGTTATCGATGAAAGCTTGGGCGATACAGTTCAAATTACTGTTGTGGCAACCGGTTTTAATTCAAATACTAAGAATGTACCTGAATTCGGTAAAACAACGACTACATCACGTCCGGCATCCAGTACAAATACTAACAGCGGAATTCCGGATATTCCTGTATTCATGAAACGCTAA
- a CDS encoding YdbC family protein translates to MAVINFEIFKVIGTLSEDKDGWKKQLTCTSWGKYNPKFDLRAWDSEYTSMKKGITLSLEEIIALRDILNESDLESILAESIEEKQASKE, encoded by the coding sequence ATGGCAGTTATTAATTTTGAAATTTTCAAAGTTATCGGTACATTGTCCGAAGATAAAGATGGTTGGAAAAAACAATTAACCTGTACAAGTTGGGGAAAATATAATCCTAAATTCGATCTTCGTGCTTGGGACAGCGAATATACGAGCATGAAAAAAGGGATTACTCTTTCTCTTGAGGAAATCATCGCATTGCGTGATATTCTCAATGAAAGTGATTTGGAATCTATCCTTGCGGAATCTATCGAAGAGAAGCAAGCATCTAAGGAATAG
- a CDS encoding pyridoxal phosphate-dependent aminotransferase, which yields MTSVAAKHAKGKKLKDVIFVTAGQAQADVKENGRENVINGTLGAIYDEEGKLVFLKTVKEEYLSLPDSEYIGYAPIAGIPEFLAAAEKECFSDFRPDGYIRSIATTGGTGGIHHLVHNYTEPGDEVLTADWYWGAYRAICSDNGRTLVTYSLFDEHNNFNHEAFQNRVKELAAKQTNVVIIFNTPGNNPTGYSIEDKDWDSIINFLKELVVIGRNNIIMGIDVAYLDYSGEKESVRAFFSKFSHLPKEILTCVCYSLSKGFTMYGQRVGAMIGISVDEEIADEFFEINKSTSRATWSNICRPAMRTMANIVADPAKFKAYEDERNCYYQLIRDRADIFKQEAAQVGLPMLPYRGGFFITIPTDSGTAICEELKKEHVYVIALANGIRIAACGIPKFQMTGLAEKIYNAMKRLGKL from the coding sequence ATGACAAGTGTTGCAGCAAAACATGCAAAAGGGAAAAAACTTAAAGATGTAATCTTTGTAACCGCTGGACAGGCACAGGCAGACGTTAAGGAAAACGGTCGTGAAAATGTCATTAATGGTACATTGGGGGCAATCTATGATGAAGAGGGAAAACTCGTATTTCTCAAGACTGTTAAAGAAGAATATTTAAGTTTGCCCGATTCGGAATATATAGGATATGCACCTATTGCCGGTATTCCAGAATTTTTGGCAGCTGCTGAAAAAGAATGCTTTAGTGACTTCAGACCGGATGGTTATATTCGCAGTATTGCTACTACCGGTGGTACCGGCGGCATCCATCATTTAGTTCATAATTATACTGAACCCGGTGATGAAGTGTTGACTGCCGATTGGTACTGGGGTGCATATCGTGCGATTTGCAGTGACAACGGTCGCACTCTTGTAACGTATTCACTATTTGACGAGCATAATAACTTTAATCACGAAGCCTTCCAAAATCGTGTTAAAGAATTAGCCGCAAAACAAACTAACGTGGTTATTATATTCAATACACCGGGAAATAATCCGACAGGATATTCTATTGAGGATAAGGACTGGGATTCCATTATTAACTTCTTGAAGGAACTCGTCGTTATCGGTCGAAATAATATTATTATGGGCATCGATGTGGCATATCTTGATTACTCCGGTGAGAAGGAGTCGGTACGTGCCTTCTTCAGTAAATTCAGTCATTTGCCTAAAGAAATTCTTACTTGTGTTTGTTACAGTTTGTCTAAAGGTTTTACCATGTATGGACAACGTGTCGGTGCTATGATCGGTATTTCTGTAGACGAAGAAATTGCAGATGAATTTTTCGAAATCAATAAATCTACAAGTCGTGCTACATGGTCCAATATCTGTCGTCCTGCGATGCGTACGATGGCTAATATTGTGGCTGATCCTGCAAAATTCAAGGCTTATGAGGATGAACGGAACTGCTACTATCAGCTGATTCGTGACAGAGCGGATATCTTTAAACAGGAGGCTGCACAAGTAGGCCTTCCAATGTTACCTTATCGTGGCGGTTTCTTTATTACCATACCTACTGATTCCGGAACAGCTATCTGCGAAGAACTAAAAAAAGAACATGTTTATGTTATTGCCTTAGCAAATGGCATTCGCATAGCAGCTTGCGGAATTCCTAAATTCCAGATGACAGGCTTGGCGGAAAAAATTTATAATGCTATGAAACGCCTTGGTAAATTATGA
- the prmC gene encoding peptide chain release factor N(5)-glutamine methyltransferase produces MHKEIWTIGRILQWTEQYFQSKEMDSPRLDGEVLLSHVLGKDRIYLYTHYDQPLNQEELDAFRPLVQQRAKGYSVASITGEKDFMGLTFAVNDKVLIPRPDTETLVEYILNTYPKNSSLRILDVCTGPGTILLSLLHYLPSSSGVGVDISADALSLAKKNAESFGQENRIRFMESDMFSALAGGQEQFDLIVSNPPYIRTGDAKTLTQDVLNEPHIALFGGADGLDFYRILAEGCSDYLKTKGRIAFEVGYDQADAVENLLQDTNHYSNIQFLADLGGHNRVVTAICEG; encoded by the coding sequence ATGCATAAGGAGATTTGGACAATCGGTCGTATTCTCCAGTGGACAGAGCAGTACTTTCAAAGCAAGGAGATGGATTCACCTCGACTTGATGGGGAAGTACTGCTTTCTCATGTGTTGGGCAAAGACCGAATTTATCTATATACCCATTATGATCAACCTCTAAATCAGGAAGAGCTCGATGCGTTTCGACCGCTTGTTCAGCAGCGTGCAAAAGGATACAGCGTGGCTTCCATTACAGGTGAAAAGGATTTTATGGGCCTTACATTTGCCGTGAATGATAAGGTACTCATTCCTCGTCCCGATACGGAAACGTTGGTGGAATATATATTGAATACATATCCTAAAAATTCAAGTTTACGCATTCTCGACGTATGTACAGGCCCGGGAACTATCTTGTTGAGCCTGTTACACTATTTGCCCTCTTCATCCGGTGTAGGCGTCGATATCTCCGCTGATGCATTGTCATTAGCGAAGAAAAATGCAGAATCTTTCGGGCAGGAAAATCGCATCAGATTTATGGAGTCCGATATGTTTAGTGCTTTAGCTGGCGGGCAGGAACAATTTGATCTCATCGTATCAAATCCTCCGTATATTAGAACGGGGGATGCAAAGACGTTAACACAAGATGTGCTTAACGAGCCTCATATAGCGCTCTTTGGCGGTGCAGACGGACTTGACTTCTATCGTATTCTCGCTGAGGGGTGTTCAGATTATCTTAAGACTAAGGGTCGCATTGCTTTTGAAGTGGGCTATGATCAGGCCGATGCGGTGGAGAATTTGTTACAGGATACAAATCATTATTCAAATATTCAGTTTTTAGCCGATCTGGGCGGGCATAATCGCGTGGTGACGGCTATATGTGAGGGTTAA
- the rpmE gene encoding 50S ribosomal protein L31, protein MKQGIHPDYKEATVTCGCGNTFKTGSVKEDLRVDVCSKCHPFFTGQQRAAQARGRIEQFNKRYGK, encoded by the coding sequence ATGAAACAAGGTATTCATCCAGACTATAAAGAAGCTACAGTAACTTGCGGTTGTGGCAACACATTCAAAACTGGCTCTGTAAAAGAAGACCTTCGTGTAGACGTTTGCTCCAAATGCCATCCGTTCTTCACGGGGCAACAACGCGCAGCACAAGCTCGTGGTCGTATTGAACAATTTAACAAACGTTACGGCAAATAA
- a CDS encoding cell division protein FtsQ/DivIB, translating to MDDNHKHPSNSGEMYSAAPARDERAVFRKRVLKIGGVLILVLVALFTLPIPFGSLKIIGSDKVTVQDVMVAGDIREPVNILQISTEKLKSRLSKDLRVEEAQVSYELPLTMVVRIVERKAVAVIPAQFGYLTLDAKGQVIASESAIEDTSVPMISGVKAGNILLGDTVVDQPILSAIEYLNALDESTFKNIAEINIGDPESIMAYTVSGIQIRIGDGKDLAKKAELTQSMLQDIKKTNGNVQYIDVNISSPYIKTDVMPEGKSYHNGATTKDALSTKKDDIKKDDTKTDDAKKDNQGHVEDKR from the coding sequence ATGGATGATAATCATAAACATCCATCCAACTCTGGGGAGATGTATTCTGCTGCACCCGCTCGTGATGAACGGGCTGTATTTAGAAAACGAGTGTTAAAAATCGGTGGTGTACTTATTCTCGTGTTGGTGGCACTGTTTACGCTACCTATTCCTTTCGGATCATTAAAAATTATCGGATCCGATAAGGTGACCGTACAAGATGTGATGGTGGCCGGGGATATTCGTGAACCCGTCAATATTTTACAGATCAGTACGGAAAAATTGAAATCCCGTTTATCTAAGGACCTCCGTGTCGAGGAGGCACAAGTGAGTTACGAGTTGCCTTTAACCATGGTTGTTCGCATTGTAGAACGGAAGGCTGTGGCCGTCATACCGGCTCAGTTTGGATACTTGACATTAGATGCGAAGGGGCAGGTCATCGCTTCGGAAAGTGCTATCGAAGATACATCGGTACCTATGATTTCCGGTGTGAAGGCGGGAAATATATTACTCGGTGATACCGTGGTGGATCAACCGATTTTATCGGCTATAGAATATCTTAATGCGCTTGATGAAAGCACATTTAAAAATATTGCGGAAATTAATATCGGTGACCCTGAATCCATCATGGCCTATACGGTATCCGGTATACAGATTCGCATAGGTGATGGCAAGGATTTGGCGAAAAAAGCGGAACTTACACAGTCGATGCTACAGGACATTAAAAAGACGAACGGTAATGTTCAATACATTGATGTAAATATTTCGTCGCCGTATATCAAAACCGATGTTATGCCTGAGGGAAAATCATATCATAACGGGGCAACTACCAAGGATGCTTTATCTACTAAGAAAGATGATATAAAGAAAGACGATACAAAAACAGACGATGCAAAGAAAGATAATCAAGGTCATGTTGAAGATAAAAGGTAG
- a CDS encoding outer membrane beta-barrel protein, whose product MKKLVLLTLAATVVTGSAFASAVPVTKISDGSTKVQADYAFKQHVSKGGGNSNDGFGISLQHDLSDKTALQYSYDKLNAKNGDIKDHQLALVYKVHPNINLYGAGTAIRTHDTEFGVQAGVIGHVPLTNKVNGFAKAGWGNDIKQTYQVGAQYEVRPDIDLNVYYGYDKYSVDSNDKTAKGLHAGVGYSF is encoded by the coding sequence ATGAAAAAATTAGTATTATTAACTCTAGCGGCAACTGTCGTAACAGGCAGTGCATTTGCATCAGCTGTTCCTGTAACTAAAATTAGTGATGGATCTACTAAGGTTCAAGCTGATTATGCGTTCAAACAACATGTGTCTAAAGGTGGCGGCAATAGCAATGATGGCTTTGGCATATCCTTACAACATGATTTGAGCGATAAAACTGCATTGCAATATTCTTATGATAAACTCAATGCTAAAAATGGTGACATTAAAGATCATCAATTGGCTTTAGTTTATAAAGTACATCCAAATATTAATCTATATGGTGCGGGTACCGCTATTCGTACTCATGACACCGAGTTTGGTGTTCAAGCCGGTGTTATCGGTCATGTACCTTTGACTAATAAGGTTAACGGTTTTGCAAAAGCCGGTTGGGGTAATGACATTAAGCAAACTTATCAGGTCGGCGCACAATATGAAGTTCGTCCTGATATCGACTTGAATGTATACTATGGCTATGATAAATATAGCGTAGACAGCAATGATAAAACTGCAAAAGGCTTGCATGCAGGTGTAGGCTACTCCTTCTAA
- a CDS encoding DUF881 domain-containing protein codes for MISVRHERWAIAIVSFILGFMVVSQYKMTQDNIEENIRLQRAGDLAVQLKEAQQERDALLKHIETLKKSGVGGDAKADEQLMMKAALTNVKGPGVSVLIEDSSKPIQGGENPNLYVIHDEDILRIVNELRAGGAEAIAINDQRLIGTSEIRCSGPTITVNGKVFGAPFVVKAIGDPKTLNSALTMRGGVVDSLKHWGIKVTIKQEDSVAVPAFTGTFREEHMTPNELGGKE; via the coding sequence ATGATTTCCGTGAGACACGAACGTTGGGCAATTGCCATAGTCAGTTTTATACTGGGCTTTATGGTGGTGAGCCAATATAAAATGACTCAAGATAATATTGAAGAAAATATTCGATTGCAACGTGCCGGTGATTTGGCGGTACAGTTGAAAGAAGCACAACAAGAGCGGGACGCCCTGTTAAAACACATTGAAACTTTAAAGAAATCCGGTGTCGGCGGTGATGCTAAAGCGGATGAACAGCTGATGATGAAAGCGGCGTTGACGAATGTGAAGGGTCCCGGAGTGAGCGTGTTGATCGAGGATAGTTCAAAGCCTATTCAAGGTGGCGAAAATCCAAATCTGTACGTTATTCATGATGAAGATATTTTGCGTATCGTCAATGAGTTGCGTGCGGGTGGAGCGGAAGCCATCGCCATTAATGATCAACGACTCATCGGGACCTCTGAAATTCGCTGCTCCGGACCTACTATTACCGTAAACGGCAAAGTATTCGGTGCCCCTTTTGTGGTTAAGGCCATCGGAGATCCTAAAACATTAAATTCCGCATTGACTATGCGCGGAGGCGTGGTGGACTCTTTGAAACATTGGGGGATTAAGGTCACCATTAAACAAGAGGATTCTGTGGCTGTACCTGCTTTTACAGGTACATTTAGGGAAGAACATATGACGCCCAATGAGTTAGGAGGTAAAGAATGA
- a CDS encoding D-alanine--D-alanine ligase family protein, with protein sequence MKDKQIIVLMGGPSKEADVSRRTGAAIAEALVSKGYKAKTLELNPRTLLQDIESLGGEIVFNAIHGRYGEDGALQGLLEMAEIPYTGSGIMAHAVGMNKKVSKDVFKGAGIPTAAFESYNGNIESDKAIIQHIRETFTIPVVVKSATQGSSIGVTIVRDETQLADAVTEALKYDPILVVEQFLDGREFTVSILDGQALPVIEIRPHSGEYDYESKYTAGATDYLVPAPISDDMTAAMQSIGERVYREVQGSGAIRVDIMTDHDDNLYVLEYNTIPGMTATSLVPKAAKEMGMDFPTLCEKILLTAGLGKF encoded by the coding sequence ATGAAAGATAAACAAATAATCGTATTGATGGGCGGACCTTCAAAGGAAGCGGATGTGTCCAGACGTACAGGTGCCGCTATTGCAGAGGCTCTTGTTAGTAAAGGATATAAAGCTAAAACATTGGAATTGAACCCGCGTACATTGTTACAAGACATTGAGTCATTAGGCGGTGAAATCGTATTTAATGCGATTCATGGTCGTTACGGTGAGGATGGAGCTTTACAGGGGTTATTGGAAATGGCTGAAATCCCGTATACCGGATCCGGCATTATGGCTCATGCGGTGGGGATGAATAAAAAAGTCAGCAAGGATGTATTTAAAGGGGCCGGTATTCCGACCGCGGCTTTCGAATCGTATAATGGTAATATTGAGTCAGATAAAGCCATTATTCAACATATTCGTGAGACTTTCACCATCCCCGTAGTAGTAAAATCTGCAACGCAAGGTTCAAGTATCGGTGTTACCATTGTTCGTGATGAAACTCAGTTGGCGGATGCCGTAACGGAAGCCCTTAAGTATGACCCAATTCTCGTGGTAGAACAGTTCCTGGACGGACGTGAATTTACCGTTTCCATCCTGGATGGTCAAGCTTTACCGGTCATTGAAATTCGTCCGCATTCCGGTGAATATGATTATGAAAGTAAGTATACGGCCGGCGCTACAGATTATCTCGTACCTGCACCGATCAGCGATGATATGACGGCTGCGATGCAGAGTATTGGGGAACGAGTATATCGGGAAGTACAAGGAAGCGGTGCCATCCGTGTTGATATCATGACGGATCATGATGATAATTTGTATGTTTTGGAATACAATACGATACCGGGAATGACGGCGACATCCCTGGTACCAAAAGCGGCTAAAGAAATGGGAATGGATTTTCCCACATTATGTGAAAAGATTCTGCTAACGGCCGGTTTGGGGAAATTTTAA